The Streptomyces rimosus genomic interval CAATTACCGGCACAGCGGGCACCTCAGCCAGTTGGTGGGACGGGGCCTTCGGGTGTGGAAGGAGGGACCGCCGCCACGAGAGCAGTCGTGTGTGATCGTCGCACCGGACGACCCCAAGATGGAGGAGTTCCTGCGGTACCTGCGAGAGGAGGAGCAGCAGGGGCTGGCAATCATCGAGCGACGGGAGCCCGGTGAGCCGGACGGGCCTGGAGGGACAGTCCAGGAGGAGATTTCCTACATCGACAAGGCCTACGCGACGAATACCCGGGCGTCCGACAACGAACGCAACATGGAGGCCTCCACGCTAACGATGATCGAGGGACTGAAGGTTGCGGTGGACTCCGGCGAAGATGCCACCAAACTCTTGAGGCTCCTGGACCTGGCGGGCTTGGCGGTACAAGAGCAGGTCGTACCCGACCCGCGATCGGCACCTCCAGCGCCCCCACCGCAGGTACCCAAGACGGAGCGCCAGCAGGTCGCCGAGATCAACGCCAAGGTGAAGGATGAGATCACCAGCTACCTTCACCTCCGCGGAGTGAGCGTCAAGGCACCTGGCTATGAGCAGGCGGTGACGAATGCGACCGGCCGGGTGAACTCGGTTGCTGGCTACACCTCGGCCGAGGCCGACACGGTGGACAAGGCTGACCGCAGGCTTAGAGCGGCCAAGGCTCTAAGCAGGTATCTCGGTTAGGAAGGGATCAGATGTCTGTTCGTTCTGACTCCAACAGCTACCTCACCGAAGAGCAGCAGCAGGTATACCAGCTTCGGGAGTCGTTGGAACGCAACGGCGGCAGCCCGGTCGGCTTTCTGGGGCTGCTGGCCGCAGTCGTCAAGGCCGACACGTGGCGCAAGGTACCCTCCGGAGTCAATGGGGAGAAGCCCTTCGCCGACTTCACCGACTTCCTGCAGGCCAAGCCCCCGTTCGGGCTGGGGACCAAGGTCGAGCATGTCCGCGTTCTCCTGCAGATCCCACACCCGCATGAAGGCGTCCCCCATATCCGTCAGGAGATGGACGAGATGCGGGCCGTGGTGAATAAGCTCCTCGGCCCTGATCTCTCTGCGGATC includes:
- a CDS encoding DEAD/DEAH box helicase, whose amino-acid sequence is MLEYNLSDDGSELVPVLRDEDVWKPLVDRVVAKVRDKQKFHASYRGLISCIEQRDAKKVKKYLEERYPALRVGLAVSSETDAAQTLEDFKHQPMDILVTVRMAFIGYDCPQITVVGILTNYRHSGHLSQLVGRGLRVWKEGPPPREQSCVIVAPDDPKMEEFLRYLREEEQQGLAIIERREPGEPDGPGGTVQEEISYIDKAYATNTRASDNERNMEASTLTMIEGLKVAVDSGEDATKLLRLLDLAGLAVQEQVVPDPRSAPPAPPPQVPKTERQQVAEINAKVKDEITSYLHLRGVSVKAPGYEQAVTNATGRVNSVAGYTSAEADTVDKADRRLRAAKALSRYLG